The genome window TTTCCCAAGTCATGCATCTCGACCATCCTAGTGCTCAAGTTACACATCATGGCTAGTCAATGCCCGAGTTATGCATCTCgaccaatctaatgcccgagttaCGCATCATGACTAGTCTAGTGCTTGAGTTATGCATCTAAGTTAGTTTAGTACTCGAGTTATGCATCTCGGCCAACCAACTCCCAAGTCTTGCACCTTGGCCAATATAGTGCTCGAGTCATGTATATCAGCCAGTCCAATGCTCGAGGTATACATCTCGACTAGTCCAATGCCTGAGTCATGCATCTCGACCAGTTCAGTGCCCGAGTTATGTACCTCAGCCAGTTAACGCCTAAGTTATGCATCTCAATTAACTTGTGTTCGAACTAGGAATCTCAGACGGACGAGAGGCTCACAGTAACGAGTAAAGGAAATTGAGGCGGACCACTTAGCTCAAAGGGGGACCATGATGGGAGAACTCATGCTCCCAAGAAAACTGTGGACCCAGCCAAAGAAAGCACCAAGTGATGCCTCGAGCCCCTCTACAAGGAACCCGATGCATGCCTCTTGCGGGGTGGGGGGGAAGAGAATGATAAAGGCATATTTTCACATCACCCCCACGACTGCATTCAGCTACCATTTCAACAGCTGATGTGGCACCTCGAGGCTGACGTGACACCCACATGCACATCGACGTGGCACCTTGGAACTGTACGAGATAACAGACTGCACTTACGTCATCAGCGAAGACTCGTACGATACAAGCGACTACGCCTGCGTCGCCCGAGCCCATCGCTTCAGTGAAGGCGTGAAGCGACATGGCATGGTGCAAAGCCATGCAGGTCGATTAGCATCTACGTGAAATACACGAGCCCATCGCTTGGAGCGTCGATGACCATTAACGAACCAAGTACGATCAATCCTAGAACGCAGGTATAAAAATCGGCCTATCGGCTAGCCCAAGGGTTCGGATCTTAGAAACTTAAATCTATCCCATCACTACTATACTAACATAAACTTCGGAAGGGTCGAGTCGGGATTCCCTCTCCCAGACTTTGGCTTGTGTGCAGGAGCCCAACAAGAAAGGAAAAGCAAACCCCAACTCTACTTTGAATCGTCTCGACATCCCAACCTGACATCACATCGACTCTCTCCCGCCAAGAAACCATGTCGATGACTTTATGCACTAAGATCGGATCGAACTGTAACAAGCGTTCTAACATGCCAAAATTATCAAAATGaggatttataatttataaaattcctAGAATTTCATGATTAAATAATCAAAACatatttctaaaatataatatcataattctAAATTTAAAATGAGATGGATCATGAAAATTCTAAAATAAATAacctaattttaatttaatttattgggGTTTCTACGGTGGGACCGGGAACGACCCGCCACGTTAGCCCTCCTACCCGACCTGCTGAGCGCAAACCCACCCAAATCCACGAGTCTCGTCGTCGATCCCCCGCAGACTCTTCGCCCTCCTCTCCAGCTCGATGCGTTTCACCGACTCGCCGGTGGTGGAACTCCCCGTGGGCGGCGCCGTCCTCACCTTCGAGCAGGACAACGGCTCCATGCACGTCGGGACCTCCGTCTGGCCCTGTTCCCTCGTCCTCGTCAAGTTCGTCGAGCGGTGGCTCCCCCGCCCCGCCGCCGTCGTCCCCAACCCCTACGCTGACCTCCTCCGCTTCCCCGGCAAGCGGGCCGTTGAGCTCGGCTCTGGATGCGGCCCCGCAGGCCTCGGTCTCTTCCTCCTCGGCCTCGACGTCATCCTGACCGATATCGCCCCCGTGATGCCCGCCCTACGCCGCAACCTCAAGCGCAACCGCCCTGCCTTGCCCCGGACCCCCAAGCACGCCCAGCTCTACTGGAACAACCCCGGTCAGATCAGGGCCCTCCGACCGCCCTTTGATCTCGTGGTCGCCGCTGACGTGGTGTACATGGAGGACTCCGCCGCGCAGCTCGTGACAGCCATGGAGGCTCTCGTCGGGGACGACGGCGCCGTGCTGCTGGGTTACCAGCTAAGGTCGCCTGATGCCCACCAAGTGTTCTGGGATTTGTGTCGCCAGGCATTCCCGGCCATCGAGAAGGTCCCGCATGAGGATCTTCACCCAGATTACGCCTACGAGGAGACGGATGTCTATATACTAAGAAAGAGGAAGTAAATTGGCAACCATAAAACAGTGGTGATTTGATCTGTTCCGGGTTTTGCGACAGGtccgttctttttcttcttggtgATATCTCTTATTCGAACGCAATCATGATATTTCATCGATCAATTTTTGTGTATTTTAAATTGAAATCTTAGTTGTATCACCTTCTTGCATCTTTAGTAAGATTGACGAGGTGCAATGAATTACTCAAAACTAGCCAAGTCAAACATGGTTTCTCTTTTGTGCAATAAAGGAAGCAGAAGTTACCGTAGCAGCTTACAAGAATCAGTCTAAATATCAGTTCCAGTGCGGAAGTATGCTACTAGGAATAAGTGAGAAACACTAGTACACTAGGAATGGTGAAGTTCGCCATAAAACAACTATGCTTCTTAGGTTCCAATCATATGTTGGTGGACATAACAGTCTCatctgtttcttcttttcttttatgttgtACCTTATGATGAGTCAGTTATATTAAATTGTTCTAATATTATAGACCTTTGGTTTGTGTTCATCATTTGAATATGTTCTCAACCAAATACAAACTGCCTTCCATTAATTGAATAGGCTTTTCATATGATCATGTATATTAATTGTTTGGGTAAACTATTATACTATCAGGATTAACACTGTATTGGAACTTTCAATTTCTGCATTTTCACTACTCAGCAATCAGCTTGTCTCAAACTGCATATTCTTCCTAGTGTCTTAGTaatatgatcttgatttatactGGAGGATACGGATAGAGCCACTATTTAGGTTTGGCCTACAGCTTCGACTAAACATTAAGAACACTATAAGAGTATGTATATCTAGTGCGTCAGCTATGGAATCTTAGATTCATGTAATAACATTGACCCTCCCTAAACTTTGCCGGAAACTCTGTAAACAAGTCCAGAGAGTATGTATATCTAGTGCATGAGCTATGGAATTTTTGATTCATGTAATAACATTGACCCTCCCCAAGCCTATGTTGCCGCGAACCCTGTAAACTAGTCcagatgtattatatatataactaTCTATTTTATCCTGCCAATTCCTGATTGTGGGACATTTCCTCTTAACTTTCATTGTTCGTGTGAATCTGTACCTTGTTCATTGGTTCCTCAATGTGGGTAAAACATGTTGTTCTTGAAGAATGAGATGTTTAGCTGAATTTTGTTGAAGCATTTAGAGATGCTTCTCTTTATGTGAGACTAAAGCTAGCTAGGATTGTTCAGGCACCATCATTGAAGCATCTCATAGAAAGTTTAGCAGTTTAGCTCTGTTTTCAAAGTTGTCTAAATGGTTATAGCATCGACcaagaaaatattatgattcatagTTGTTTGACCATGGTGATTGCATTTCCATTTTGTGCTATCGAAGCCTGTATGCAAATGTACAACCAATTCCAAAGAATCCTTTGATGTTTTAGTACAACAAATCATCTAATTTACTTAGATAATCTATTAATGAAAGTTAGGAATAAAAGAAGGATTTGGTGAAATGATGACAAGTCCAATCTAAACATAATTTCTCTAAAATTTGAATCTAAACTGAGCTAGTAAGCTCATATGTTAAATGCTTGTGTATCTGTGCATTGCTAGTTCTTGAgttattttcttgacttgtttGTTACATATCTTCTGTAATTTAGTCCATTGTTATGTTTCTTCTTCTGTTTAGTTCATATTTTCTTTGTGCTTTTAGTTCTCATTTGTAAAGTATGAGGGATGAGTATTATCCTAGTGATTCTCTTCTGGTTAGGACTTTGGTCCAATCCCTTGGTCTCTTAATGTTTCATTTTTAGTTGATCTGCCACTGAAACCTAGGGGTCTTTGTTTGTTTCTCAAAACTAACAACTTCTGTAGATTTGATAAGATGGGACTCTCAAGCTTCTGTACTTGAAAAGTCAACATTTCTTTATCATTCATAAAGGTTTAACATGGTCCTACATGACATTATCAGCCATTCCTTATGGAAGATCTTGAAATACCATATGAAGATACCATATGATATGTGGATTAACATCCTTACTGAAGCTTTACTATGtatttattttttgtcattttctCAAGACAAGTGATGTTGTTCTGGTTGTGTTCATCATAACATGACAGATCAAAATGTTACTCTTTTGGTTGCCAGCTTGTTTGTAATTTTGTGTAGAGTCTAGGCAGCATGATAAAGCTAATATTCATTTTTGTTGCCTTTTTGCATTTGTTGCATACAAATAGGTGATAACCATTTTCTTGTTCCGCAGACCATGGAGTTGTTTCATACTTATGTCGGTGTTTTTATGAAGATATTTATGAATATGGATAATTATGATGTTCACCCGTGTTTGATGGTGAAACCAGAAGTCAGTCTGCTTGTCTTTGCACTCAAAAGAAGTTGTTTATGATATCCTTGACGATAGTAGATGGAAGCATTTGTATCTGCACTATGTATCCACCACTTTACAAGAGAAATTCCCTGGCGGTGAGCTAGTCATTTAATCTCGTTGATTTATGCAACTTGTAGACAGTGTTTCTATAATTAACATTTCCTTGACTTGTTTGGCTGTTTTCTATTCGTTTTTTTCGTATGACTTGTTTGGCTGTTATATACTATGGTAAGTAACTTTACTAGTTCATATTAGCTTGAATGCTGATAGATAACACTGGTGGTATCAACACTCATGCTGTATGTTTGCCAGTCTCTTTCTTTCCCTGAAGGATCAGCTCAGCCACCGCCATGAGCATATTACAACAGTGGAAATGTTGGAGACAGAAGCAAAAGGCAAATCGAGAAGGATAAGGTCTGTCCATTGAAACTTTTCCTTCAATTTTTGctgttgtgtatgtgtgtatgaTTTGCATATAAGAAAGGGACAGACAAATGGGTTCCTTGTGGCCATATCATGGCAGTGGCGGATCTCCATACACACAATACGAGCATAAGATAGGATAATTATGTTTGTTTAGGTCTTGATATGACAGATTGCCCATCACTCACTATGTTATATCTTATGCTGTGTTGTCAGTGGTTCATTTACGTCACCCACTATCCTGCAGAGTTTCTCGCCTTCAAGATCACTGTGTTTTGGTCTGTGTTTTTCTAGATCAGTTCCCTTCATCGTGAAAGAGACGTGACTGTGAGCCACGTTGTTGCGACTATTTGCACTAAGTCTCCTTAATCTTAAGAtgtattaataaataatattaagataATATTCATCCCATGCTTTTTCGAGGAAGAGAATAAAACCCAACAGCGTGCCAAAAAATACAACAAGAATAACGAAGCACGTGCGTGGCACGTGATCAGAGTCCGTAGGGTCATATCTCACGCGGCCTTCTTCATTGTGACTAAAACAATAGAATGAAAACCGCGGCGTGGTTCCGATGCAGTGCCTATCCATTCCCAGCCCGCAGTCTTCACTCCAAAGCCGTCGGCCGGTGCAACGCTGTCACCGTTCACAGGTCCTCCAAACAAATTTGTCCTCATCGTCGCTTCCATCATCACGCTTCCCCCACATGACACAACGCCATTACAtcgcttcttcttctcttcttcaattTCGCGATCGACGCGACTGCCGCTTCCTTGGTTTCTTCTCCTCCTTGGTGTTATAAGATCAAAAGACAATGCTTCTGCTTCGATCCCACCGCTTCATCCTCCCTCGGTGCCTCGCCTACTCCGCCTTCGTCTCCTCATATAAAAGTGCCCTTGAGAGCCCCCTTCCTTCCCTTCCTAGACGGCGCTCCATGGCCAAGTACGGCACCTCGGCGTCGCCCTCGCCCTCGAGGTTCCTCCTCCGTCAGCTATTCGAGAAGGAGTCCAGCACCTACACTTACCTCCTCGCCGATCTCGCCCACCCCGACAAGCCTGCCGTGGTGAGTGCCGCTCTGTGATCCTTCTCCTTTTCTGTTTTTAGGTTCTCTGATCCGCACTCGGATTGTTGCTTCGATCCTTGATGCATCTATCATCCGAAAATTGATTGAAAATTTGGGTGTTAGCTTTTCCGGATATCTATCGTCTCCTAATCTCCTATTCTCTTTCAATTTCCTCTTTTTTTtagtttattagataaaaggtttTTGTCTTCCTTCGATCGAGATGAAGTTACATTTCAATCTCCTAATTTATTTCAACTGTGTTCTAATATATTCGATAccataataccaaaatataattagTTCATGTGTTGCTGTTCAGTCTCATCAATGTTTATGTACTTTGGATTGCATTTTAGTTGCTTGATAATTCACATTAACGATAATGCGATATTATGTGGTACTGACCTTTTGCTGCATAGAGTTAAAAGGTCAAATCTGGGACATCTGCAGCCCTTCAGATAAAAAGTTCTTTCTTAGAACCTTGCTGCATGTTACCAAAGTTTGGCATTTACGTCTGAGACATCTATTTTCCTGCTCTCTGGATTACTTATATTTGTAGCTCGATTGAATGCACAACAAACATGCAGACCAATCTATTGTTAATTTTTGCCAAAAAAGAATCCATAGTGAAACAGTAAATGCAGGCACTAACTTGAGCATAATATACACTTCATTGTGGATCACTTTGGGTGGCAAATAAAACGCATTTGGATGCTTCGGCAAAGATCTTCATGATCatgtaaaaaatatatgtatttcTGGATATTGAATGTTTTAGATGAGTTCAATACAGATAGTTGATCTGCACCGAATCACGGACCAATTGCCTGCTGCTTTGGTTAGACACTAACTTGGATATTGCAAATGGAAATAGGCACCAGTGCTGTATAATACAGTTTTCACAAGAGAGCTCTACTATGAATCACTTCATTCGGGTAGTCATTCAGACTAGTATGTTTGCAAGGAGCTTATCTTAATATCTGCATATTGATCATTTGTATCTAATTGTCATGCCAATTGATGAACATAATGATTCAAGCTTAAAATTACTAGATAATGTGTCTACTTAATTCAGATAGGACTAAATGATGAGTGGAAAAGTGTGATAATTATTCGGatgtgtgatatatatatatatatatatatatatatatatatatatgtatgtatgtgtgtgtgtgtgtatgtgtgtatatatatataagtatatatatgtatatgtatctgtatatgtatgtatgtatatgtatctgtatatgtatgtatgtgtatatatatatatgtatatatctgtgtatatatatgtatatgtatctgtatattgatgtatgtatatgtgtatatgtgtgtgtgtgtgtacactgAAAATAAACTGATTCTAAGCATATACCAAACTATCATTAGCAATTGGAAAGCTATTAGAACATCTTTGCATATGGAGAAACCTTGGTATCATCTGTTCACCATTTCTTGTGTGATTTGGGTTAGATGACAGTCTTTCCTCTCTCTgtccttttttttcttatcctttcCTATTATAAATCTAGATATTTGTGGTCTAAATTCCTGTAAATTACATATTTACAAATCTAGATGTTCGGTTGAGTagatgatgcatctaatgtgacgCACAACTTATAAAGATTGTTATGCAAGAATATTTGCAAAACATTTAGTTGTATTGATGAAGTTGTAAATTGGATTATTTGTTGGTTGTTTCACTTAAAAACAATGAACTTGTACCGATTGCTAGTATGAAGAAAGATTATCTAGTTAATTATGTTTCAAGGAAGTATCTTGTGCATAAGTCGTGTCACATAACCTGACTTCTGCCATTTTGCTCTTATGTTTCGGCAGGTCAATTTAGGAACTCTGCAACTTATGCTTGGTTCTGAGGTTAACTAAATTAAAAAGCTTACTAAATAAGAAGCTAAATTCTATCTCCCTGTATCTACATATAACTTATGTTCACAACTTTTGTTGAATATTGTCATTTGTGGTCTATCTGTGTGCTTTCTTTTATTGTGTGTTTGACTTGGCCTAGTTTTCTGTACTTTAGTTGGACCTCTCTATTGTTCACTAGTTAAAACATTTGCTTCATATTCACATTGTTTTCCTTCTCTGCTAAATGGTTTCATGTCTTTTTGTAGCTGGTTGATCCAGTAGACAGAACAGTTGACCGAGATATATCTCTTGTAAAAGAACTGGGGCTAAAACTCATCTATGCTATGAATACTCATGTCCATGCTGATCATGTCACAGGGACAGGTTTGATAAAGGTAAATCACAATTCATGTATCAATCTACTTCAACATTCAACTTGTTATTTCACGAATATTGTACAGTAAAGAAAAGTTAGATTGGCTACGTATTGTACATATTTGTACAGATGTATACCTACTGATATGCACGATGCATGCTCATACACATATTTTATACAGGATGATAATTTTGATCTATGTATTAATTGGCAATATTCCTTGCAGAAAAAGATGCCAGAGGTAAAGTCTGTCATATCAAAAGTTAGCAATGCAAAAGCAGATCATGTGGTTGAACATGGtgataaaatatattttggtGATCTTTTTCTAGAGGTAGGGCCATGTTGCCTCTGATACAGATTAGTAAGTTGAGTCAATTCTCCTCTTGTCAATTTGTTTGGTTCCTTTTGAATATGACTTCGCAAACATATCAATAGATGATATATGTGtaataaattatatatgttaACCTGTTCTTGGGTTGATTATGCTGAATTATTTTGTTCAATGATGGAGTAACTGAGGGACTTTAGATGATGTTTGCATGCTAATCTTGATTCAATCAACAGATTCCTGACAGTGTATGGCTATGATGATTATGATCCAATAAAATCTTCACATTTTTCACAAATGCACAATTTTAATGATTTGTAAGAGCATTGCAATTCCTCATATAAGGATTAAGCTGACATGCACTGTGACAAGATAGTGTGGAAATCACAAAGCAGGACCTTGATGTGTGGCAAGAAGCCAGTGATGTATTTTGATGCTATTTATAGAGACAATTTAGAAAAATGAATGAGCAGCATGTCCAAGTAGTATTTAGTGTACCACACATGTAGCTTTTGGTGATTAATGCACCAAGTCTTTCTTGTGGGATAAGCATTTAAATCGTATGATCTTTCTTGGTTTTCCTGCTTATATATGCCTTTGAGTATGTAGTACCACAAGGGTAATTTGGATTAGCTTTAGTAATGTACTAAAGCATATACATAAGTGTGCAATAATCCATCATTTTGAAGGGTTTACATGTAAATATTAACTCTACAGAGATATATATGCTGCCAATTTTGAATATTTAATTGTATGCATGCTAATTGTGCCATAAAAGATAGGTTTCTtgaagaaataaagccatttacatGTCATTATTTATCTGGGCATAATTGTTACCAACAAGTTTTCA of Musa acuminata AAA Group cultivar baxijiao chromosome BXJ1-7, Cavendish_Baxijiao_AAA, whole genome shotgun sequence contains these proteins:
- the LOC135679537 gene encoding persulfide dioxygenase ETHE1 homolog, mitochondrial-like codes for the protein MLLLRSHRFILPRCLAYSAFVSSYKSALESPLPSLPRRRSMAKYGTSASPSPSRFLLRQLFEKESSTYTYLLADLAHPDKPAVLVDPVDRTVDRDISLVKELGLKLIYAMNTHVHADHVTGTGLIKKKMPEVKSVISKVSNAKADHVVEHGDKIYFGDLFLEVRATPGHTQGCVTYVTGNGPDQPYPRMAFTGDALLIHGCGRTDFQAGNSRQLYQSVHSQIFTLPKETLIYPAHDYKGFTVSTVGEEMLYNPRLTKDEEAFKSIMENLKLDYPKMMDVAVPANMVCGLQDLPTKA
- the LOC103992812 gene encoding uncharacterized protein LOC103992812, which translates into the protein MRFTDSPVVELPVGGAVLTFEQDNGSMHVGTSVWPCSLVLVKFVERWLPRPAAVVPNPYADLLRFPGKRAVELGSGCGPAGLGLFLLGLDVILTDIAPVMPALRRNLKRNRPALPRTPKHAQLYWNNPGQIRALRPPFDLVVAADVVYMEDSAAQLVTAMEALVGDDGAVLLGYQLRSPDAHQVFWDLCRQAFPAIEKVPHEDLHPDYAYEETDVYILRKRK